The genome window TTAGACGCTGATAACTATTTAATCTGGTCTAGGGCAATCACTCTGTCCTTCAAATCTCGCCTGAAAATTCGGATTTCTTGATAACTACTTCCtccgtttttttttatatcacactttttgacttgggcacgtaCCTTTAGGTGAGTTGACCACATAgtaaacattattatttttaattgattttttttgtgaattaaagttTTGATCGCATATATttgttcagaaaaagaaaatttcaaaaataatgtttttaactgcccagtcaaagcacttaaaagtttaaaagtgtgtatcaaaaaatcaaacgtcatatattaaaaaacagagggagtatctcaAGAAAAGGTTTTGTGTCTCTACTGCTCCTCGTATACAACTATGGGCAAAAATAATTAGTTGTaaccaaattaaaaatatgtcagTTAaagattactccctccgtccctttttatctgtccattttggaaaaaaaaacacataccaaggaataattgattgcatgaactttttcattaaatacctctaattaatatcttgaaaatggtggaatactcctactttatgtcttgaaaacatgaattcaaccaagttttaaataagtcaagccttgaaaattgaaattatgaagatatatttgaaaaactatcattaaattagttttgaaagtataaatggacagataaatagggacaaatttttacttccaaagtggacagataaatagggacggagggagtattacaatATGTTGATGAGACTTTACGATGATCTTGATCAACTCAAGCCTCCACATGGCTGTGAGTGTGGGAAGTGTAGTTGTAATGTTGCTGAGAAGTACGCGAAAGACAAGGAAGAAGAGAAGTTGCATCAGTTTTTGTTTGGTCTTGACGATGAGTTGTATGCATTAATGCGGAGTAATTTGTTGGATGAACTGCCACCAGTTAGTTTGGAGAGATCATTACAAGCACTACTTGAGGAAGAACATTCTCGAGGGATTAGGAAGGGTAAGGCTGAGAAGAATGAGGCTCTTATCTCTGAAAAGCCAGAGAAGTCTCGAGCATTGGATAAGCAACTTATAGTACTACAAGCCCTGCTGACTGAAAGCGAACCTGAGGAGGATGCTCGTCCTTTTTATGAAAGTCGTCATTTTGTTAGTAATTTTTATAGTTTGAATCTTCGTGCTGGTGGTATTTCAGCCCTTTCTCGTATAGTGCAGGATGGTGATTTCAGGATGAGTACCATGGTGGCTATGGGATccagaatttatatttttggagACCGGATACAGGGTGATAGCTCTGCAGTTGATCCTGATTCACCAAATAAAAGGGCATCTTATTTTCTAGATTTGGCCACATCTTCGCGTGGTTGGAAAAGAGTGGATCCCCCTCTTACTCATGATCAGTTGCAATTGTATGGTCATCATGTCATATTTGGTGACAAGATGTATATCTTTAGAGGTTCTAATTCGAGGTTTTCTGGCCCTTGTGAGGTTTTTGATCCTCAACTTGATCAATGTCGTCGCATTAAATCTCCACCAGGTGGAGATGGTGGCGAGGAAGGAGGAAAAGTACAGCTCAAGATAACTCCTCCAGTGTTGGCGGATTACAAAAATGACAGAATCATGGTACGCGTCAATGATTCAATGTACGCCTACTATCCTTCTCAGGATCGATGGGAGTGTGTGGTGGAGGCCTTTCTTGGATGGTCTTCATCTGTAGACCCTGTAACACTTGTAGATGGGGTTATCTATATTCATTATCGCAAAATGATGGGATTCTTTGAGGCTTTTGATACAGCCACCAAACAATATTTGAATGTTCAAGTCTCCCCTGATGCTGTTGATAATTATCAATATTATCTACATCTACGCAGCTATAATGCTTTGTTACATCTGGGCGATGGCATTCTCTGCTTGCTTGGTTCTACTTATCAGGATCACGAACCCGGCCAACCCCAAACCTCCGCCGTTCATGCTGCTCAATTCAAAGTCGAGCTCGTCAAAAACAATGACACAAAGGAGGTGCTTGTCACTCCTATTTCTTCCAAAtaccattatattaattctcGGTGCTATGTTCTTCGTTACCTTCTTCTCTAGGTGAGGTAAGTCCTTGTTTTGATTATCATATACTGCATATCAACATTTTTATTTGCTTGGAAACAATAGTTTTGCATCACATTACATGAAAATGTGTTTGTTCAAGGGTAATATATTTGGAATTGTAACTAGAAAACGCTACAAGATAAATTGACTCTCTTCTAGCAACCTTTGTGCAAGATGTTAGTCTTCACTGCTAAATTATTACTGGGGTGAGCCAACAGTTTGTTTTTTCAAGCACATTTCGACCAGATGCACGTTGTggattcaaaaaaatttaaataatgaaCTTGTTCTGcatatataaacataatttgcaATTTGCCAACACCTTATCAATTGTAAAGGCTGAACTAGATGATTTCAGTTTATTATCTATTATCTATTCTTTTGTGCAGGTCTTTGCACCTTCGGTTCATTAGCAGCTCATATTTCTCTTAATCCAGCTGTGAATACTATGGTAAACTAGTTCAGTTGGCTTATTTCCTAATCTTTTGTGCAGGTTTTTGCGCGTTTGGTTCCTTAGCAGCACCCTTTTGTTTTCAGTCCAGCTGCGGATACTTTCTACAGCTGGCACACatatcataaatatttgtaggaACACCGAACACAGATATTGTGTAATGTATGTGATTGTTAAACAGCCTATCTACTGCAGTCTGCACACATATTTTACTATTCGATCTGTTGATTTTATGCATTAATTTTTGCTgatctatatattttatatttattgccCTTCAACGTGGTGATTcttatatatttccttctcagCTCATGATTTATACCTACCAGAGAAGGGACGAGACAAGAAAGCCAACTGATGGATTGCATTCTGAACTCGAAAACATTAGTTTGGAGGATAAAAATTAACATTTCAGTGTCATCAAATTGAATGACATATCAGGGGTCTTTTCATTGTCCTATTCCTAATTTTCGCCTTTGTCTATTTACTAATATTAACAATCAGCAATTTCTCTCAACTGTTTTTCAGCAATTGACTTGTGATTTGAAGGTGCTAAAGGTATAAAGTTACAAGTATTAGTGGTAGCCGTTGTGCCAGAATTCTACTGTCAAATCCCAGTACTACTGGTATTTGTAAATCGATGTGATTTGAGTTGATAAAGCCTAGTGCATTCTACAGAGAATAGTTTGCACCAAACAAGATGAAAAAACAGAGTTTATTCCCGTGAAAAACTAGGAGGAAATAACTAGGCAAGAGTTTAAGCTTATATAATCACTTCAAATTCGATTCTTTGTTTGAGTTTAGAGTCACCTATAGATCCCCTGATTCTGATTATGAAATGAAGACAGTCCATGGTATCCTTGTAAACTTCTTACAATTCTTGAACTTGAAAGGGTCCGGTTCCGGATTGATGCCagaaaaaaacatgtacataatagATTGTTTTCAACGACAGCAGGGACCTATTGTCTTTTTGAAACGATcgaatgaatttttttgaaatatccaTATTTGCCTTGGTATAGAATATAAAGGTAACAAGCAAATATCAATCATTCATATATCTTTATTTCCTAGCCAAACATGGAGCCATCAGGCATTGAGGTGATGCACTGAGAGACCAAGATGCAAGAGCCTACCATTAAGACTTGTGGTGGACCTTTACATAAAAAGAGAAATCAGTCTGGCCAGGAGTAAACAGGAACAGGATTCCATATAGGCCGGGCTAGCCCTCACCATAACATCAGAGTTCCATCACCTCTTCACTTGTGATAACAATAACAAGCTTTAGCTTCTTTATTTTCGTTTACCTTCTGCAATTTTGTTTCTCTTCTCCTATGCACAAGGAGTATGAACTAGTGACTTAACATGAATCGGAGATCACATGTCGGGTAGCTAAAACTATGAACAAGAATTTAAGTGAAACTAAAAATAACTCTAGCTAGTTCCAAAAATTTCGCTATtattaatgaatttaatttaaatatttttcctgGATCGATCAAAAATTAATCGAAAATCAACTGACGAAGGGTCCTGCGGCtattttcttgatttattaACATATGCGTAAAGGAGATAGCTGAAAATATTCTTTCGACTAATCATATGGATATTTGTCAATTTTGACCGACATTTTTAACGAATTCATAGTACCTTGCATTCACCATCAGATTGACAAACTATTCAATAGTGACAGAAAATATCACTGTTGTAGTGTCAATTTTTACGAGTAAACAATAGTGAGAGCCAAACATTATGATACTCAGATCTTTGAACTGAATAGATTTGAATACAATATTTACTATGATACTcagatttttattataatttgatataaataattaaaattttaaagagaaATATTTGTGTAACTCGATTAAAACATGTCATTCCAGgtttattagataaaaaaatgaatttaaatccactatacattttttaaattaaattagtatcactcataaattacaaaaatatataatcatcaatatacttatataaaggagaagcgaggggcgtgcaGGTGACGTCTCTCATATAGCTCCtaactatttttctaattttctagaattttggatgaaaaatatcaaaagtaaaaattattcttttttaattttgaatcattaatataatttttatattacttatataaaggagaagcgagtgaCGCCTCTCAGATAggtccgttctatttttctaattttctgaaatttttggatgaaaaatatcaaaaataaaaattaattttttttaattttgaatcattgatataatttttataagtcgccgcaacgcgcggcttctcgactaatttttataaaattatgatgatAATTTCTATAATACAACATACTCCCTAtttcccattttaactgatgtttgactttttaacacgtacattgaggtgtaaaaaaacaatatctacactcaataaaataattcaatacttatatcaaataaaagtttagattctgaacttttatttgatataaattttataaaaaaatattatgtttagatgtgatttttttaacaccttgaaatacgtgtaaaaaagtcaaaagcagttaaaatgggacggagggagtaggttGGCCATCCAGCACGGTTATTCTTGTTGCTTCGAATGATGTCTTCCGGCTTTTCTTTCAAGCCGaactaattttcttatttttgactctttttcaattaaaataagaACAAATTTTAGGCGTTTTGTtactacattttttatattgccTTTTCCTAAACATTTCTTGAATTTGTACTGCTAAGATTTTACGATACTGCTGCATATGCTTCAAAGATAATAATTACAATAACAATTACAAATGTAACGATGCCTTTCTTTGTAACCAATCAGTAAAAGGGGACTATGAAAGTCTAAAGGTACGTACAAATTTGTCAAAAtcaattgatttatttaaactaataaaatcgCTAACTTCTCCCAAATGTCGCCTTAACCCACAAAAATTTTAAAGAGTATCGCGGTCTGCAGCTAGCAACATAAGCATATAATAATCGCTGTCATCAGATTGGTGTATATTTATGT of Daucus carota subsp. sativus chromosome 3, DH1 v3.0, whole genome shotgun sequence contains these proteins:
- the LOC108212186 gene encoding uncharacterized protein LOC108212186, which gives rise to MLMRLYDDLDQLKPPHGCECGKCSCNVAEKYAKDKEEEKLHQFLFGLDDELYALMRSNLLDELPPVSLERSLQALLEEEHSRGIRKGKAEKNEALISEKPEKSRALDKQLIVLQALLTESEPEEDARPFYESRHFVSNFYSLNLRAGGISALSRIVQDGDFRMSTMVAMGSRIYIFGDRIQGDSSAVDPDSPNKRASYFLDLATSSRGWKRVDPPLTHDQLQLYGHHVIFGDKMYIFRGSNSRFSGPCEVFDPQLDQCRRIKSPPGGDGGEEGGKVQLKITPPVLADYKNDRIMVRVNDSMYAYYPSQDRWECVVEAFLGWSSSVDPVTLVDGVIYIHYRKMMGFFEAFDTATKQYLNVQVSPDAVDNYQYYLHLRSYNALLHLGDGILCLLGSTYQDHEPGQPQTSAVHAAQFKVELVKNNDTKEVLVTPISSKYHYINSRCYVLRYLLL